In a genomic window of Suricata suricatta isolate VVHF042 chromosome 12, meerkat_22Aug2017_6uvM2_HiC, whole genome shotgun sequence:
- the CNBP gene encoding cellular nucleic acid-binding protein isoform X5: MDLTAAMSSNECFKCGRSGHWARECPTGGGRGRGMRSRGRGFQFVSSSLPDICYRCGESGHLAKDCDLQEDACYNCGRGGHIAKDCKEPKREREQCCYNCGKPGHLARDCDHADEQKCYSCGEFGHIQKDCTKVKCYRCGETGHVAINCSKTSEVNCYRCGESGHLARECTIEATA, translated from the exons ATGG atctAACTGCAGCCATGAGCAGCAATGAGTGTTTCAAGTGTGGACGATCTGGCCATTGGGCCCGGGAATGCCCTACTGGTGGAGGCCGTGGTCGTGGAATGAGAAGCCGTGGCAGAG GTTTCCagtttgtttcctcatctcttcCAGACATCTGTTATCGCTGTGGTGAGTCTGGTCATCTTGCCAAGGATTGTGATCTTCAAGAGGATG CCTGCTATAACTGCGGTAGAGGTGGCCACATTGCCAAGGACTGCAAGGAGCccaagagagagcgagagcagtgCTGCTACAACTGTGGCAAACCAGGCCATCTGGCTCGTGACTGTGACCATGCTGATGAGCAGAAGTGCTATTCTTGTGGAGAATTTGGACACATTCAAAAAGACTGCACCAAAGTGAAGTGCTATAG gtgtggtGAAACTGGTCACGTAGCCATCAACTGCAGCAAGACAAGTGAAGTCAACTGTTACCGCTGTGGCGAGTCAGGGCACCTTGCACGGGAATGCACGATTGAAGCCACagcttaa
- the CNBP gene encoding cellular nucleic acid-binding protein isoform X2 yields MDLTAAMSSNECFKCGRSGHWARECPTGGGRGRGMRSRGRGGFTSDRGFQFVSSSLPDICYRCGESGHLAKDCDLQEDACYNCGRGGHIAKDCKEPKREREQCCYNCGKPGHLARDCDHADEQKCYSCGEFGHIQKDCTKVKCYRCGETGHVAINCSKTSEVNCYRCGESGHLARECTIEATA; encoded by the exons ATGG atctAACTGCAGCCATGAGCAGCAATGAGTGTTTCAAGTGTGGACGATCTGGCCATTGGGCCCGGGAATGCCCTACTGGTGGAGGCCGTGGTCGTGGAATGAGAAGCCGTGGCAGAGGTGGTTTTACCTCGGATAGAG GTTTCCagtttgtttcctcatctcttcCAGACATCTGTTATCGCTGTGGTGAGTCTGGTCATCTTGCCAAGGATTGTGATCTTCAAGAGGATG CCTGCTATAACTGCGGTAGAGGTGGCCACATTGCCAAGGACTGCAAGGAGCccaagagagagcgagagcagtgCTGCTACAACTGTGGCAAACCAGGCCATCTGGCTCGTGACTGTGACCATGCTGATGAGCAGAAGTGCTATTCTTGTGGAGAATTTGGACACATTCAAAAAGACTGCACCAAAGTGAAGTGCTATAG gtgtggtGAAACTGGTCACGTAGCCATCAACTGCAGCAAGACAAGTGAAGTCAACTGTTACCGCTGTGGCGAGTCAGGGCACCTTGCACGGGAATGCACGATTGAAGCCACagcttaa
- the CNBP gene encoding cellular nucleic acid-binding protein isoform X1 has product MDLTAAMSSNECFKCGRSGHWARECPTGGGRGRGMRSRGRGGFTSDRGFQFVSSSLPDICYRCGESGHLAKDCDLQEDEACYNCGRGGHIAKDCKEPKREREQCCYNCGKPGHLARDCDHADEQKCYSCGEFGHIQKDCTKVKCYRCGETGHVAINCSKTSEVNCYRCGESGHLARECTIEATA; this is encoded by the exons ATGG atctAACTGCAGCCATGAGCAGCAATGAGTGTTTCAAGTGTGGACGATCTGGCCATTGGGCCCGGGAATGCCCTACTGGTGGAGGCCGTGGTCGTGGAATGAGAAGCCGTGGCAGAGGTGGTTTTACCTCGGATAGAG GTTTCCagtttgtttcctcatctcttcCAGACATCTGTTATCGCTGTGGTGAGTCTGGTCATCTTGCCAAGGATTGTGATCTTCAAGAGGATG AAGCCTGCTATAACTGCGGTAGAGGTGGCCACATTGCCAAGGACTGCAAGGAGCccaagagagagcgagagcagtgCTGCTACAACTGTGGCAAACCAGGCCATCTGGCTCGTGACTGTGACCATGCTGATGAGCAGAAGTGCTATTCTTGTGGAGAATTTGGACACATTCAAAAAGACTGCACCAAAGTGAAGTGCTATAG gtgtggtGAAACTGGTCACGTAGCCATCAACTGCAGCAAGACAAGTGAAGTCAACTGTTACCGCTGTGGCGAGTCAGGGCACCTTGCACGGGAATGCACGATTGAAGCCACagcttaa
- the CNBP gene encoding cellular nucleic acid-binding protein isoform X4 — MDLTAAMSSNECFKCGRSGHWARECPTGGGRGRGMRSRGRGFQFVSSSLPDICYRCGESGHLAKDCDLQEDEACYNCGRGGHIAKDCKEPKREREQCCYNCGKPGHLARDCDHADEQKCYSCGEFGHIQKDCTKVKCYRCGETGHVAINCSKTSEVNCYRCGESGHLARECTIEATA; from the exons ATGG atctAACTGCAGCCATGAGCAGCAATGAGTGTTTCAAGTGTGGACGATCTGGCCATTGGGCCCGGGAATGCCCTACTGGTGGAGGCCGTGGTCGTGGAATGAGAAGCCGTGGCAGAG GTTTCCagtttgtttcctcatctcttcCAGACATCTGTTATCGCTGTGGTGAGTCTGGTCATCTTGCCAAGGATTGTGATCTTCAAGAGGATG AAGCCTGCTATAACTGCGGTAGAGGTGGCCACATTGCCAAGGACTGCAAGGAGCccaagagagagcgagagcagtgCTGCTACAACTGTGGCAAACCAGGCCATCTGGCTCGTGACTGTGACCATGCTGATGAGCAGAAGTGCTATTCTTGTGGAGAATTTGGACACATTCAAAAAGACTGCACCAAAGTGAAGTGCTATAG gtgtggtGAAACTGGTCACGTAGCCATCAACTGCAGCAAGACAAGTGAAGTCAACTGTTACCGCTGTGGCGAGTCAGGGCACCTTGCACGGGAATGCACGATTGAAGCCACagcttaa
- the CNBP gene encoding cellular nucleic acid-binding protein isoform X3 translates to MSSNECFKCGRSGHWARECPTGGGRGRGMRSRGRGGFTSDRGFQFVSSSLPDICYRCGESGHLAKDCDLQEDEACYNCGRGGHIAKDCKEPKREREQCCYNCGKPGHLARDCDHADEQKCYSCGEFGHIQKDCTKVKCYRCGETGHVAINCSKTSEVNCYRCGESGHLARECTIEATA, encoded by the exons ATGAGCAGCAATGAGTGTTTCAAGTGTGGACGATCTGGCCATTGGGCCCGGGAATGCCCTACTGGTGGAGGCCGTGGTCGTGGAATGAGAAGCCGTGGCAGAGGTGGTTTTACCTCGGATAGAG GTTTCCagtttgtttcctcatctcttcCAGACATCTGTTATCGCTGTGGTGAGTCTGGTCATCTTGCCAAGGATTGTGATCTTCAAGAGGATG AAGCCTGCTATAACTGCGGTAGAGGTGGCCACATTGCCAAGGACTGCAAGGAGCccaagagagagcgagagcagtgCTGCTACAACTGTGGCAAACCAGGCCATCTGGCTCGTGACTGTGACCATGCTGATGAGCAGAAGTGCTATTCTTGTGGAGAATTTGGACACATTCAAAAAGACTGCACCAAAGTGAAGTGCTATAG gtgtggtGAAACTGGTCACGTAGCCATCAACTGCAGCAAGACAAGTGAAGTCAACTGTTACCGCTGTGGCGAGTCAGGGCACCTTGCACGGGAATGCACGATTGAAGCCACagcttaa